In Lycorma delicatula isolate Av1 chromosome 10, ASM4794821v1, whole genome shotgun sequence, a genomic segment contains:
- the LOC142331466 gene encoding uncharacterized protein LOC142331466 isoform X2, producing the protein MLKLSENLNTYSSFIISRVVACFSLIDSLNDIIYFLVTWYQLQKKKIAVKNYNKLARKYNLLPNLETHSVEVTSAVIGLFQVFLFLSAILLLLGIYKNKRMLMLPWIILRGCAIVLFSLCDVYHCFIISDVIIYPDRILYQIIWGIIWWLVYYHFCAIKQDG; encoded by the exons ATGCTgaaattaagtgaaaatttaaatacatatagtTCTTTTATTATATCCAGAGTAGTCGCTTGTTTTTCACTG ATTGATTCATTAAATGACATAATCTATTTTTTGGTGACTTGGtaccaattacagaagaaaaaaattgcagtcaaaaattataataagttagCAAGAAAATACAATCTACTGCCCAACTTGGAAACTCATT CTGTTGAAGTGACTTCTGCAGTTATTGGTctatttcaagtttttcttttcttatctgCTATTCTTCTGCTTCTTGGAATTTATAAG AATAAACGTATGCTAATGTTGCCATGGATTATTCTCAGAGGTTGTGCCATCGTTCTATTCTCATTATGTGATGTTTACCACTGTTTTATTATCTCTGATGTGATTATATATCCTGATAGGATTCTTTATCAAA ttatttgGGGAATTATCTGGTGGCTTGTCTATTATCACTTCTGTGCAATAAAGCAGGATGGATAG
- the LOC142331466 gene encoding uncharacterized protein LOC142331466 isoform X1, which yields MLYNATLITSLSTYVYIYSLYINKRAYLMHHIDSLNDIIYFLVTWYQLQKKKIAVKNYNKLARKYNLLPNLETHSVEVTSAVIGLFQVFLFLSAILLLLGIYKNKRMLMLPWIILRGCAIVLFSLCDVYHCFIISDVIIYPDRILYQIIWGIIWWLVYYHFCAIKQDG from the exons ATGTTGTACAATGCTACATTGATAACTTCACtttctacatatgtatatatatatagtttatatattaacaagAGAGCATACTTAATGCATCAT ATTGATTCATTAAATGACATAATCTATTTTTTGGTGACTTGGtaccaattacagaagaaaaaaattgcagtcaaaaattataataagttagCAAGAAAATACAATCTACTGCCCAACTTGGAAACTCATT CTGTTGAAGTGACTTCTGCAGTTATTGGTctatttcaagtttttcttttcttatctgCTATTCTTCTGCTTCTTGGAATTTATAAG AATAAACGTATGCTAATGTTGCCATGGATTATTCTCAGAGGTTGTGCCATCGTTCTATTCTCATTATGTGATGTTTACCACTGTTTTATTATCTCTGATGTGATTATATATCCTGATAGGATTCTTTATCAAA ttatttgGGGAATTATCTGGTGGCTTGTCTATTATCACTTCTGTGCAATAAAGCAGGATGGATAG